One Methylobacterium oryzae DNA window includes the following coding sequences:
- a CDS encoding MdtB/MuxB family multidrug efflux RND transporter permease subunit, giving the protein MNPSRLFILRPVATTLLMLAILIVGGVSYLNLPVSALPAVDYPTIQVQTFYPGASPEVMTSSVTAPLERQFGQLANLNQMTSQSSAGASVITLQFSLDLPLDIAEQQVQAAINAAGNLLPSDLPAPPIYAKVNPADAPVLTLALTSKTLPLTQVRDLAESRLAQKISQVAGVGLVSISGGQRPAVRVRFNARALAAYGLNIDDLRTTITNLNVNTPKGTIDGPKQSYAINANDQIRDPKAYDAAIIAYRNGAPVMLSEVADVVEGPENTKLGAWADATPAVILNIQRQPGANVIATVDKIKSLLPQLQASLPAAVVVAPLTDRTTTIRASVEDVQFELGLAIALVVLVIFLFLRSLSATLIPSLSVPLSLVGALSVMDLYGFSLDNLSLMALTIATGFVVDDAIVVIENIARHVEARDSPLEAALKGSREIGFTIISLTVSLIAVLIPLLFMGDVVGRLFHEFAITLAATIIISAVVSLTLVPMLCARLLKHVPEAGHRRREGVLSRLGRRAIDGTIESYGRSLRVVLNHQGLTLLVALGTLGLTIYLFAVIPKGFFPVQDTGVIQGITQADQSVSYAAMAERQQRMAEIVLKDPDVASLSSFIGVDGQNVTLNSGRMLINLKPRDARTATASAIIRRISAAAANQPGMRLYMQPVQDLTIDTAVSATQYQVILESPNIDDFETWVPRFTEALAKSPVVTDVASDHQGQGLAAYVTIDRPTAGRYGITPATIDNALYDAFGQRIISTIFTQSNQYRVILEADPKLHTTLRSLDAIYLPSSTATNGQVPLSAVARISERRAPLLISHLGQFPATTVSFNLAPGAALGQAVEAIDKVKAEIGLPPSFRVVPQGSVFAFQSALGNELFLVLAAIVTVYIVLGVLYESFIHPITILSTLPSAGIGALLGLMLFGLSLDIIAVIGIVLLIGIVKKNAIMMIDFALQAEREDGLEPREAIFQACLLRFRPILMTTLAALFAAVPLILGTGVGSELRQPLGICIAGGLIVSQVLTLFTTPVIYLAFDRLERRISGRRGPDLAPGEALP; this is encoded by the coding sequence ATGAACCCGTCCCGCCTGTTCATCCTGCGACCGGTGGCCACGACGCTGCTGATGCTGGCGATCCTGATCGTCGGCGGCGTGTCGTACCTGAACCTGCCCGTCTCGGCGCTGCCGGCGGTCGATTACCCGACGATCCAGGTCCAGACCTTCTATCCCGGCGCCAGCCCCGAGGTGATGACCTCCTCGGTGACGGCGCCGCTGGAGCGGCAGTTCGGCCAGCTCGCCAACCTCAACCAGATGACCTCGCAATCCTCCGCGGGCGCCTCGGTCATCACCCTGCAGTTCAGCCTGGACCTGCCGCTGGACATCGCCGAGCAGCAGGTCCAGGCGGCGATCAACGCCGCCGGCAACCTCCTGCCCTCCGACCTGCCGGCGCCGCCGATCTACGCGAAGGTCAACCCGGCCGACGCGCCGGTCCTGACGCTGGCGCTCACCTCCAAGACCCTGCCGCTCACCCAGGTGCGCGACCTCGCCGAGTCGCGCCTCGCGCAGAAGATCAGCCAGGTGGCGGGCGTCGGCCTCGTGAGCATCTCGGGCGGCCAGCGCCCGGCCGTGCGGGTCCGGTTCAACGCGCGGGCGCTCGCCGCCTACGGGCTCAACATCGACGACCTGCGCACCACCATCACCAACCTCAACGTCAACACGCCGAAGGGCACGATCGACGGGCCGAAGCAGTCCTACGCGATCAACGCCAACGACCAGATCCGCGACCCGAAGGCCTACGACGCGGCGATCATCGCCTACCGCAACGGCGCCCCGGTGATGCTCTCGGAGGTGGCCGACGTGGTCGAGGGGCCGGAGAACACCAAGCTCGGCGCCTGGGCGGACGCGACGCCGGCGGTGATCCTGAACATCCAGCGCCAGCCCGGCGCCAACGTCATCGCGACCGTCGACAAGATCAAGTCGCTGCTGCCGCAGCTCCAGGCGAGCCTGCCGGCCGCCGTCGTGGTGGCGCCGCTCACCGACCGGACCACCACGATCCGCGCCTCCGTGGAGGACGTGCAGTTCGAGCTCGGCCTCGCCATCGCGCTCGTGGTGCTGGTGATCTTCCTGTTCCTGCGCAGCCTGTCGGCGACCCTGATCCCGAGCCTGTCGGTGCCGCTGTCGCTGGTCGGCGCCCTGTCGGTCATGGACCTGTACGGCTTCTCCCTCGACAACCTGTCGCTGATGGCGCTCACCATCGCCACCGGCTTCGTGGTCGACGACGCCATCGTGGTGATCGAGAACATCGCCCGGCACGTGGAGGCCCGGGACTCGCCCCTGGAGGCGGCGCTCAAGGGCTCCCGCGAGATCGGATTCACCATCATCTCGCTGACCGTCTCGCTGATCGCCGTGCTGATCCCGCTCCTGTTCATGGGCGACGTGGTCGGGCGGCTGTTCCACGAATTCGCCATCACGCTGGCGGCCACGATCATCATCTCGGCGGTGGTCTCGCTGACGCTGGTGCCGATGCTGTGCGCGCGGCTCCTGAAGCACGTCCCGGAAGCCGGCCACCGCCGCCGGGAGGGCGTCCTCTCCCGCCTGGGCCGGCGCGCCATCGACGGCACGATCGAGTCCTACGGCCGCTCCCTGCGGGTCGTCCTCAACCACCAGGGCCTGACCCTGCTGGTGGCGCTCGGCACGCTCGGGCTCACGATCTACCTGTTCGCGGTGATCCCGAAGGGCTTCTTCCCCGTGCAGGACACGGGCGTGATCCAGGGCATCACCCAGGCCGACCAGTCGGTCTCCTACGCCGCCATGGCCGAGCGCCAGCAGCGGATGGCCGAGATCGTCCTCAAGGACCCGGACGTGGCCAGCCTGTCGTCGTTCATCGGGGTCGACGGCCAGAACGTCACGCTCAATTCCGGCCGGATGCTGATCAACCTGAAGCCCCGGGACGCGCGCACCGCGACGGCCAGCGCGATCATCCGGCGGATCTCGGCGGCGGCGGCCAACCAGCCCGGCATGCGGCTCTACATGCAGCCGGTCCAGGACCTGACGATCGACACCGCGGTCTCGGCGACCCAGTACCAGGTGATCCTGGAGAGCCCGAACATCGACGATTTCGAGACCTGGGTGCCGCGCTTCACCGAGGCGCTGGCGAAGTCGCCCGTGGTCACCGACGTGGCGAGCGACCACCAGGGCCAGGGGCTCGCCGCCTACGTGACCATCGACCGGCCGACCGCCGGCCGCTACGGCATCACCCCGGCGACGATCGACAACGCCCTCTACGACGCCTTCGGCCAGCGGATCATCTCGACGATCTTCACCCAGTCCAACCAGTACCGGGTGATCCTGGAGGCCGACCCGAAGCTGCACACGACGCTCCGCAGCCTCGACGCGATCTACCTGCCCTCCTCCACGGCGACCAACGGGCAGGTGCCGCTCTCGGCGGTCGCGCGGATCAGCGAGCGGCGGGCGCCGCTGCTGATCTCCCATCTCGGCCAGTTCCCGGCCACCACCGTGTCGTTCAACCTCGCCCCCGGCGCGGCGCTGGGGCAGGCGGTCGAGGCGATCGACAAGGTCAAGGCCGAGATCGGCCTGCCGCCCTCGTTCCGGGTGGTGCCGCAGGGCTCGGTCTTCGCCTTCCAGTCGGCGCTCGGCAACGAGCTGTTCCTGGTCCTGGCGGCGATCGTGACCGTCTACATCGTGCTGGGCGTGCTCTACGAGAGCTTCATCCACCCGATCACGATCCTCTCGACCCTGCCGTCGGCGGGGATCGGGGCGCTGCTCGGCCTGATGCTGTTCGGCCTGTCGCTCGACATCATCGCGGTGATCGGCATCGTGCTGCTGATCGGCATCGTGAAGAAGAACGCCATCATGATGATCGACTTCGCGCTCCAGGCGGAGCGCGAGGACGGGCTCGAGCCCCGCGAGGCGATCTTCCAGGCCTGCCTGCTGCGCTTCCGGCCGATCCTGATGACGACGCTGGCGGCGCTCTTCGCGGCGGTGCCGCTGATCCTCGGCACCGGCGTCGGCTCCGAGCTGCGCCAGCCGCTCGGCATCTGCATCGCGGGCGGCCTGATCGTCAGCCAGGTGCTGACGCTGTTCACCACGCCGGTGATCTACCTGGCCTTCGACCGGCTGGAGCGGCGGATCTCGGGGCGGCGGGGGCCGGATCTCGCGCCCGGCGAGGCGCTGCCGTGA
- a CDS encoding MdtA/MuxA family multidrug efflux RND transporter periplasmic adaptor subunit yields MNESSPIRTDTARAYQPGEAPAREVRTRRFRPIRWLVFLVLLAGAGAIGHRWYEARTGKGAEPATAHHTGGHGGRRGGADMPQAVGIASATTGDMPVVLQGLGTVTPLATVTVKSQISGYLTQVQFREGQNVKAGDELARIDSRPYEALLAQYQGQLARDQALLQNSKLDLQRYQTLNRQDSISKQNVDTQAALVKQNEGTVAADQALVDQQKLNIAYTHIVSPVDGRVGLRQVDQGNYISAASTAIVVVTQLHPISVVFTLPEDDVSRVMRQVRAGAKLTVRAYDRGDAHEIATGRLDTVDNQIDTTTGTVKLRALFDNSDEELFPNQFVNAKLTVDTVRGATLVPNSSLLQGTPGTYVYLMDGDSKVTVRPIKTGETDGTHTVVVSGLNPGDRVVTDGTDRLKDGAPVRITEGAPAVAGDGKAAAAKPDGKADGKGEVKPAAPADAAADSQGTAEGGRRHRRRQAQ; encoded by the coding sequence ATGAACGAGAGTTCACCGATCCGGACCGACACGGCCCGCGCCTACCAGCCCGGCGAGGCGCCCGCGCGCGAGGTCCGGACGCGGCGCTTCCGCCCGATCCGCTGGCTCGTGTTCCTGGTGCTGCTCGCCGGCGCCGGGGCGATCGGCCACCGCTGGTACGAGGCCCGCACCGGCAAGGGTGCCGAGCCGGCGACGGCGCATCACACCGGCGGCCACGGCGGCCGGCGCGGCGGGGCCGACATGCCGCAGGCGGTGGGCATCGCCAGCGCCACGACCGGCGACATGCCGGTGGTGCTGCAGGGCCTCGGTACCGTGACGCCGCTCGCCACCGTGACGGTGAAGTCGCAGATCAGCGGCTACCTCACGCAGGTGCAGTTCCGGGAGGGCCAGAACGTGAAGGCGGGCGACGAGCTCGCCCGGATCGATTCCCGCCCCTACGAGGCGCTGCTCGCGCAGTACCAGGGCCAGCTCGCCCGCGACCAGGCGCTGCTCCAGAACTCGAAGCTCGACCTGCAGCGCTACCAGACGCTGAACCGGCAGGACTCGATCTCGAAGCAGAACGTCGACACGCAGGCCGCCCTGGTGAAGCAGAACGAGGGCACGGTCGCGGCCGACCAGGCGCTCGTCGACCAGCAGAAGCTCAACATCGCCTACACGCACATCGTCTCGCCGGTGGACGGCCGCGTCGGCCTGCGCCAAGTCGACCAGGGCAACTACATCTCGGCCGCCTCCACGGCGATCGTGGTGGTGACCCAGCTCCACCCGATCTCGGTGGTGTTCACCCTGCCGGAAGACGACGTGTCGCGGGTGATGCGGCAGGTGCGGGCGGGCGCGAAGCTCACCGTGCGGGCCTACGACCGCGGCGACGCCCACGAGATCGCCACCGGCCGCCTCGACACGGTCGACAACCAGATCGACACGACCACCGGCACGGTGAAGCTGCGCGCGCTGTTCGACAATTCCGACGAGGAGCTGTTCCCGAACCAGTTCGTCAACGCCAAGCTGACCGTCGACACGGTGCGGGGCGCGACGCTGGTGCCGAATTCCAGCCTGCTCCAGGGCACGCCCGGCACCTACGTCTACCTGATGGACGGGGACAGCAAGGTCACGGTCCGGCCGATCAAGACCGGCGAGACTGACGGGACCCACACGGTGGTGGTCTCCGGGCTGAACCCGGGTGACCGCGTCGTCACGGACGGCACCGACCGGCTGAAGGACGGCGCGCCGGTGCGCATCACCGAGGGCGCGCCGGCGGTCGCCGGCGACGGCAAGGCCGCGGCGGCGAAGCCGGACGGCAAGGCTGACGGCAAGGGGGAGGTGAAGCCCGCCGCGCCGGCCGACGCGGCGGCGGATTCCCAAGGGACAGCGGAGGGCGGTCGTCGGCACCGGCGCCGTCAGGCGCAGTGA
- a CDS encoding aminotransferase, with protein MRSAVINPVFDALPTTVFETMSRLARVHGAINLGQGFPDDAGPADVRERGARALLDGWNQYPPMMGLPALREAVAAHYAQHQGLVLDPETEVMVTSGATEALAGALLALIEPGDEVVLFAPMYDAYLPLVRRAGGVPRVVALRPPDFRLDEAALAEAFGARTRVVVLNNPLNPSATLFAPEDLDLLARYCQRFDVTALCDEVWEHVVFDGARHRPLMALPGMRERTVKIGSAGKIFSLTGWKVGFVMADARLMRGLAKAHQFLTFTTPPNLQEAVAYGLGKPAPWFEAMRAGYARSRDRLADGLRGLGFTVLPARATWFLNIDITARGHADDVAFCEALVTRHGVAAIPVSAFYPDASVRGLVRLCFAKDDATLDAALDRMRGLPGAGA; from the coding sequence ATGAGGTCCGCCGTCATCAACCCCGTCTTCGACGCGCTGCCCACGACCGTGTTCGAGACCATGTCGCGTCTCGCGCGGGTCCACGGTGCGATCAATCTCGGCCAGGGATTCCCGGACGACGCCGGGCCGGCGGATGTCCGCGAGCGGGGCGCGCGGGCGCTCCTGGACGGCTGGAACCAGTACCCGCCGATGATGGGCCTGCCGGCCCTGCGCGAGGCGGTCGCCGCCCATTACGCGCAGCACCAGGGCCTCGTCCTCGACCCGGAGACCGAGGTGATGGTCACCTCCGGGGCGACCGAGGCCCTGGCCGGCGCGCTCCTGGCGCTGATCGAGCCCGGCGACGAGGTCGTGCTGTTCGCGCCCATGTACGACGCCTACCTGCCCCTGGTCCGGCGGGCGGGCGGCGTGCCGCGGGTCGTGGCGCTCCGGCCCCCGGACTTCCGCCTCGACGAGGCCGCGCTCGCGGAGGCTTTCGGGGCGCGGACCCGGGTCGTGGTGCTGAACAACCCCCTCAACCCGAGCGCCACCCTGTTCGCGCCCGAGGACCTCGACCTGCTCGCCCGCTACTGCCAGCGCTTCGACGTGACCGCCCTCTGCGACGAGGTCTGGGAGCACGTGGTGTTCGACGGCGCGCGCCACCGGCCGCTGATGGCGCTGCCCGGGATGCGGGAGCGGACCGTCAAGATCGGCTCGGCCGGAAAGATCTTCTCCCTCACCGGCTGGAAGGTCGGCTTCGTGATGGCCGATGCCCGGCTGATGCGCGGGCTCGCCAAGGCGCACCAGTTCCTGACCTTCACGACGCCCCCGAACCTCCAGGAGGCGGTGGCCTACGGGCTGGGCAAGCCGGCCCCGTGGTTCGAGGCGATGCGGGCCGGCTACGCCCGGTCCCGCGACAGGCTCGCGGACGGCCTGCGCGGCCTCGGCTTCACCGTACTGCCGGCCCGGGCCACGTGGTTCCTCAACATCGACATCACCGCCCGCGGCCACGCCGACGACGTGGCCTTCTGCGAGGCCCTGGTCACCCGTCACGGCGTCGCGGCGATCCCCGTGAGCGCCTTCTACCCGGACGCCTCCGTGCGCGGCCTCGTCCGGCTCTGCTTCGCCAAGGACGACGCGACCCTGGATGCGGCGCTCGACCGCATGCGCGGGCTCCCGGGGGCCGGGGCATGA
- a CDS encoding DUF4112 domain-containing protein, translating to MDFTQAAQAGRFARAETFPGGETRAGPRPPYLSADLGREASLARLETLAHLMDTAFVIPGINRRVGFDALIGLVPVIGDLAGMVISSFIVYEAKRLGAPRWLVARMGLNVAFDGLIGAVPVAGDLFDAAFKANRRNVRLLRRWLERSGNLRPTEIDGTATRLDG from the coding sequence ATGGACTTCACCCAGGCTGCCCAGGCCGGGCGTTTCGCCCGTGCCGAGACCTTCCCCGGGGGCGAGACCCGCGCCGGCCCCCGGCCCCCCTACCTGTCGGCGGATCTCGGACGGGAGGCGAGCCTCGCCCGGCTGGAGACGCTGGCCCACCTGATGGACACCGCCTTCGTCATCCCGGGCATCAACCGGCGGGTCGGGTTCGACGCGCTGATCGGCCTCGTGCCGGTGATCGGCGACTTGGCCGGCATGGTGATCTCGTCCTTCATCGTCTACGAGGCGAAGCGCCTCGGGGCGCCGCGCTGGCTGGTGGCCCGGATGGGCCTGAACGTGGCCTTCGACGGGCTGATCGGCGCCGTGCCGGTGGCGGGCGACTTGTTCGACGCCGCCTTCAAGGCCAATCGCCGCAACGTCCGGCTACTGCGCCGCTGGCTGGAGCGCAGCGGCAATCTGCGTCCCACCGAGATCGACGGCACCGCGACCCGGCTCGACGGCTGA
- a CDS encoding ABC transporter permease: MNEVTRPGDSEVVPPPMPGAQPLVLRPDEGAPPPVLPGAAGRRARLSPLNRRRLDNFRRNRLGYGSFVIFTVLFVLSLFAEFIANDRPIVMSYKGEWLVPVLVDYPEEKFGGFLATTDYRSPEIRREIAANGWALWSPIPYAYDTINEDLPTPSPSPPTWMLTDAQCKPVAEKLGGSTCADIPWHWLGTDNTTRDVLARVIYGFRISVLFGLILAAVSSVIGVIAGAVQGYFGGWVDLAFQRFIEVWGGIPTLYLIIIISAFIAPGFFVLLGIMLLFSWVALVSVVRAEFLRARNFEYVRAARALGLSNIRIMTVHLLPNAMVATLTFLPFILNGSITTLTSLDFLGFGLPPGSPSLGELLAQGKDNLTAPWLGLTGFLVIAVMLSLLVFAGEAVRDAFDPRKTFA, translated from the coding sequence ATGAACGAGGTCACGCGTCCCGGCGACAGCGAGGTCGTGCCCCCGCCGATGCCCGGTGCCCAGCCGCTGGTCCTGCGGCCGGACGAGGGCGCGCCGCCGCCGGTCCTGCCCGGGGCCGCCGGCCGGCGCGCCCGGCTGTCGCCGCTCAACCGGCGCCGCCTCGACAATTTCCGCCGCAACCGGCTCGGCTACGGATCGTTCGTGATCTTCACGGTCCTGTTCGTGCTCAGCCTGTTCGCGGAGTTCATCGCCAACGACCGCCCGATCGTGATGTCCTACAAGGGCGAGTGGCTGGTCCCGGTCCTGGTCGACTATCCGGAGGAGAAGTTCGGCGGCTTCCTCGCCACGACCGACTACCGCTCCCCCGAGATCCGCCGGGAGATCGCGGCGAACGGCTGGGCGCTTTGGTCGCCGATCCCGTACGCGTACGACACGATCAACGAGGACCTGCCGACGCCGTCGCCGTCGCCGCCGACCTGGATGCTCACGGACGCGCAGTGCAAGCCCGTCGCCGAGAAGCTCGGCGGCTCGACCTGCGCGGACATTCCCTGGCACTGGCTCGGCACCGACAACACCACGCGGGACGTGCTGGCGCGGGTGATCTACGGCTTCCGCATCTCGGTCCTGTTCGGTCTGATCCTGGCCGCGGTCTCGTCGGTGATCGGGGTCATCGCGGGGGCCGTGCAGGGCTATTTCGGCGGCTGGGTCGATCTCGCCTTCCAGCGCTTCATCGAGGTCTGGGGCGGCATCCCGACCCTCTACCTGATCATCATCATCTCGGCCTTCATCGCCCCGGGCTTCTTCGTCCTGCTCGGGATCATGCTGCTGTTCTCCTGGGTCGCGCTGGTGAGCGTGGTGCGTGCCGAGTTCCTGCGGGCGCGGAACTTCGAGTATGTCCGGGCGGCCCGGGCGCTGGGGCTGTCGAATATCCGGATCATGACGGTCCACCTGCTGCCGAACGCCATGGTGGCGACGCTGACCTTCCTGCCGTTCATCCTGAACGGCTCGATCACCACCCTGACCTCGCTCGACTTCCTCGGCTTCGGCCTGCCGCCGGGCTCGCCGTCCCTCGGAGAGCTTCTCGCGCAGGGCAAGGACAATCTGACCGCGCCGTGGCTTGGATTGACCGGTTTCCTGGTCATCGCCGTGATGTTGAGCCTGCTCGTCTTCGCCGGCGAGGCCGTGCGGGACGCCTTCGATCCGCGCAAGACTTTCGCCTGA
- a CDS encoding MucR family transcriptional regulator: MSEAAPTSQLDFIERTVDVVAAYVSNNSLPSAELPALIASIHEALNTIGAGPVAPATESVERPTPAQIRKSIRPDGLVSFIDGKSYKTLKRHLTKHGLDPQTYRERYGLPADYPTTSANYSAQRSALAKSLGLGQPGRSPASDKAAAEEEAAAPASAPASGRRKTAATKTRASRKVEAA; the protein is encoded by the coding sequence ATGTCAGAAGCTGCGCCGACATCGCAATTGGATTTCATCGAGCGGACCGTGGACGTCGTCGCGGCCTACGTTTCCAACAACTCGCTGCCCTCGGCCGAATTGCCGGCCCTGATCGCGAGCATCCACGAGGCGCTGAACACGATCGGGGCCGGCCCCGTCGCTCCGGCGACCGAGAGCGTCGAGCGGCCGACGCCCGCCCAGATCCGCAAGTCGATCCGCCCCGACGGGCTGGTCAGCTTCATCGACGGGAAGTCGTACAAGACGCTGAAGCGTCACCTGACCAAGCACGGTCTCGATCCGCAGACCTACCGCGAGCGCTACGGCCTGCCAGCCGATTACCCGACCACTTCGGCGAACTACTCGGCGCAGCGCTCGGCGCTCGCCAAGAGCCTCGGCCTCGGCCAGCCGGGCCGGTCCCCGGCGTCCGACAAGGCCGCCGCCGAGGAGGAGGCTGCCGCCCCCGCCTCCGCCCCTGCCTCCGGTCGCCGCAAGACCGCCGCGACCAAGACCCGGGCGAGCCGCAAGGTCGAGGCCGCCTGA
- a CDS encoding FAD-linked oxidase C-terminal domain-containing protein, whose translation MTIRFPDPDPAILARREAILAGLAPLVAPEALVVSEDERRAFETDGLTAYRQMPLAVVLPSTTAEVAAVMAYCHANGVRVVPRGAGTSLAGGAIAQADAIILGVGKMTQVLDMDFANRTARVQSGITNLAISGAVSHEGFFYAPDPSSQLACTIAGNIAMNSGGAHCLKYGVTTNNLLGVTLVLNDGTVVEIGGQHLDSGGYDLLGLVCGSEGQLGIVTEATVRILRAAEGARPVLVGFSKVEDAGDCVAAIIAAGIIPVAIEYMDREAILITEDFAQAGYPRDAEAMLIIEVEGSDAECDAMLARIETIARDFRPTSLRVSRSEAESAAIWKGRKSAFGATGRISDYICMDGTIPTGQLGPVLERIGAICAEKGLRVANVFHAGDGNLHPLILFDINTPGELQKAEAAGDEILKLCVEVGGCLTGEHGVGIEKRELMRFQYDQVDLEQQMRVKAVFDPDWMLNPAKVFPLDGRLAA comes from the coding sequence ATGACCATCCGTTTCCCCGACCCCGATCCCGCGATCCTCGCCCGCCGCGAGGCGATCCTGGCCGGCCTCGCGCCCCTGGTCGCGCCGGAGGCGCTGGTGGTCAGCGAGGACGAGCGCCGGGCCTTCGAGACCGACGGGCTCACCGCCTACCGGCAGATGCCGCTCGCCGTGGTGCTGCCCTCCACCACCGCGGAGGTCGCCGCCGTGATGGCCTACTGCCACGCCAACGGCGTGCGGGTCGTGCCCCGGGGCGCCGGCACCTCGCTCGCGGGCGGCGCCATCGCGCAGGCCGACGCGATCATCCTGGGCGTCGGCAAGATGACCCAGGTCCTCGACATGGACTTCGCCAACCGCACCGCCCGGGTGCAGAGCGGCATCACCAACCTGGCGATCTCCGGGGCGGTCAGCCACGAGGGCTTCTTCTACGCTCCCGACCCGTCGAGCCAGCTCGCCTGCACGATCGCCGGAAACATCGCGATGAATTCGGGCGGCGCGCACTGCCTGAAATACGGCGTGACCACCAACAACCTGCTGGGCGTCACCCTGGTGCTCAACGACGGCACCGTGGTGGAGATCGGCGGCCAGCACCTCGACAGCGGCGGCTACGACCTGCTCGGCCTCGTCTGCGGCTCGGAGGGGCAGCTCGGCATCGTCACCGAGGCGACCGTGCGGATCCTGCGCGCCGCCGAGGGCGCGCGCCCGGTGCTGGTCGGCTTCTCGAAGGTCGAGGATGCGGGCGACTGCGTCGCGGCGATCATCGCGGCCGGGATCATCCCGGTGGCGATCGAGTACATGGACCGCGAGGCGATCCTCATCACCGAGGACTTCGCCCAGGCCGGCTACCCGCGCGACGCCGAGGCGATGCTGATCATCGAGGTCGAGGGCTCGGACGCCGAGTGCGACGCGATGCTGGCGCGGATCGAGACGATCGCCCGGGATTTCCGCCCGACCAGCCTGCGCGTCTCGCGCTCGGAGGCGGAATCGGCCGCGATCTGGAAGGGCCGCAAGTCGGCCTTCGGGGCGACCGGCCGGATCTCCGACTACATCTGCATGGACGGGACGATCCCCACCGGCCAGCTCGGGCCGGTGCTGGAGCGGATCGGCGCCATCTGCGCCGAGAAGGGCCTGCGCGTCGCCAACGTGTTCCACGCGGGCGACGGCAACCTGCACCCGCTGATCTTGTTCGACATCAACACGCCCGGCGAATTGCAGAAGGCCGAGGCCGCGGGCGACGAGATCCTGAAGCTCTGCGTCGAGGTCGGCGGCTGCCTCACCGGCGAGCACGGGGTCGGCATCGAGAAGCGCGAGTTGATGCGCTTCCAGTACGACCAGGTCGATCTCGAGCAGCAGATGCGGGTCAAGGCGGTGTTCGATCCGGACTGGATGCTGAACCCCGCCAAGGTGTTCCCGCTGGACGGGCGCCTCGCGGCCTGA
- a CDS encoding KpsF/GutQ family sugar-phosphate isomerase produces MNAPASSALRDDRYDAPSAHLATTRDLGIRSLQLGIAALQEASAAFQGRLGAAFEEAVQTILQSKGRVIVSGIGKSGHVGRKIAATLASTGTHAFFVHPTEASHGDLGMIARDDVIIALSWSGETAELSDLVGFSRRFSIPLVAITRNGESTLGKAADVLLELPRVRESCPHDLAPTSSSLIQLALGDALAVALLERRGFTSARFHTLHPGGTLAARLRTVQQVMHGPQDMPLVHETALMSEVMIEIAARRYGCVGVTDAAGRLVGIVTDGDLRRHMGPALLDTPVSTVMTRDPVTVEPHKLAQAALELMNRRLITAVFAVTDGRPVGIVHVHDLLRVGIA; encoded by the coding sequence ATGAACGCTCCCGCCTCCAGCGCCCTGCGCGACGACCGCTACGACGCGCCGTCGGCGCATCTCGCCACCACCCGCGACCTCGGGATCCGCAGCCTCCAACTCGGCATCGCGGCCCTGCAGGAGGCGAGCGCCGCCTTCCAGGGCCGGCTCGGCGCGGCCTTCGAGGAGGCGGTGCAGACCATCCTGCAGAGCAAGGGCCGCGTCATCGTCAGCGGCATCGGCAAGAGCGGGCATGTCGGGCGCAAGATCGCCGCGACGCTGGCCTCCACCGGCACGCACGCCTTCTTCGTCCACCCGACCGAGGCGAGCCACGGCGACCTCGGGATGATCGCCCGGGACGACGTCATCATCGCGCTGTCGTGGTCGGGGGAGACCGCGGAACTGTCCGACCTCGTCGGCTTCAGCCGCCGGTTCTCGATCCCTCTGGTGGCGATCACCCGCAACGGCGAGAGCACCCTGGGCAAGGCCGCCGACGTGCTGCTGGAACTGCCCCGCGTGCGGGAATCCTGCCCGCACGACCTCGCGCCGACCTCCTCCAGCCTGATCCAGCTGGCGCTGGGCGACGCCCTGGCGGTGGCGCTCCTGGAGCGGCGCGGCTTCACCTCGGCGCGCTTCCACACCCTGCATCCGGGCGGCACCCTCGCGGCCCGCCTCAGGACCGTGCAGCAGGTGATGCACGGGCCCCAGGACATGCCGCTGGTGCACGAGACCGCCCTCATGTCCGAGGTAATGATCGAGATCGCGGCGCGACGCTACGGCTGCGTCGGCGTCACGGACGCGGCCGGCCGCCTCGTCGGCATCGTCACGGACGGCGATCTGCGCCGCCACATGGGTCCGGCGCTCCTCGACACGCCGGTCTCGACCGTCATGACCCGCGACCCGGTGACCGTGGAGCCGCACAAGCTGGCCCAGGCCGCGCTGGAGCTGATGAACCGCCGGCTGATCACGGCGGTCTTCGCCGTCACCGACGGCCGGCCGGTCGGCATCGTGCACGTCCACGACCTGCTGCGCGTCGGCATCGCCTGA